Proteins encoded within one genomic window of Ctenopharyngodon idella isolate HZGC_01 chromosome 6, HZGC01, whole genome shotgun sequence:
- the xirp2a gene encoding xin actin-binding repeat-containing protein 2 isoform X1, giving the protein METQSGNGPEVLKEGEYACSSPLALRPVDAKEDLEENRRIEKFDIPLSSLKQMFEKPTAQHVEVSGSHSSSRRVADKYSGVREKMSNQDSNFGNSAGSAGVSQSGETHADGETETLPLKQRLALYQAAATKEERSPSVVMDSSEPCSLPGGLASVKKQFESHELSSSSASQSTVTQYHYQQRQQVVSSSEVMVRSSVKESSTSNAQVSLDQNVHQSVASSFGDHYDEKVMVIGGENLPKVSTQALKQQHEKSIEEATPPKHIKIDLDYNQFPWAPVNVSSKTTATGSYETTSVTKTMQEASTSSVASSQYEAVENFSQPVSATHQIQVTSQVPGRCLSPKPTDAPTSAKYAVNKEEYSKQRNLYELKRLYKHIHPEVRKNLERDFFNEVTDTEQTYVDSDEEVSRDIQQARYVFENSRSTSPGKCISPEREYLEWDEILKGEVQSMRWMFENKPLDSIKDGTPDEDEGKNIAQQEIIAGKDVKYTTWMFETQPIDALGTEKTDSEEHSGKIELARGDVQTATWLFETQPLDTLNRIYQEDEQETQVMYTKDISGGDVKTARYLFETQHLDTLGHTETIDESHFLQLKSELEEIKGEVKKTTKMFETQPMCVIRGDSGEMLEITKVRREETEKGDVRTSRWLFETQPLDLISKDPSQVKLICGVSMEENYQGGVNRGRWLFETKTLDQIKDEEWESTKTQKQEILGADVRRHCMIFETQPMDKLKDNTNARPLEPEDIMGGDVASARHLFETVPMENLKELPEVGKLQKVIASEEEKGDVRHQRWLFESKPLEQIREEKKEITRTINLEELEKGDVTNYKEIFETMDLSKCTDAQKIQVEGVTSGSVKSNKVLFESTPLYAVQDSSGHYHEVKTVRREEVVKGDVRSCKWMFETRPIDQFDESITKFQIIKGISKEEIQSGDVKTAKWLFETQPLDGIKYFNLEEEDNRKNESIEIQRGDVKTCRWLFETQPMDVLYEKVETKTEDLTDIQKGDVKTCTWLFETQTLDSIKDESETILKTCTVKQDDVQGKDVRLVRFLFETENLENITDDEDHSGFKRITEIDIHSGDVSRMKYIFENQSSDIMTSTSEETMQKLKCRQAEDIQKGNVVNCTWIFENQPIDSIRANSEEFKESRTVTDIQGGNVDKGRFIFETYSLDKIQEEASDTEISKLQSIIHKEIEKGDVKNYTMMFETQPLYAIRDKEGHYHEVTTVTKEEILRGDVVGARWLFETKPLDSIKDTDEVYVIKAVTEEDIQKGDVSTARWRFETQPLDEIAEDMKVAVKTVADIQGGDVKTNKQRFEMDDLSKKYVRTVSVSEIQRGNVRSSTWMFETHTIDKIRGEGSEYDEMEKVTREEVVKGDVKQSVWLFEKEPLDRIKEVDETDIVISREEIPKADVKTTTWLFETTPLTEFNESSVERTEIVGKSIKTTLEELYSQKMVESQGILIEADEIGDVRMAKYKLLNKETPEIQREEVIHGDLNNIMMNLLNRRETTERAITIDREERGNINSTVQQLFNQDKSDNVEKEEILRGDIQEAINNLLKQEGSSKRGILIQEDEKGDVRMTIYSLLNKESESNVEKEDIVKGNIRGTLHRLLGNSDAKDLSSKITVGEAERGNVSFYSTCIESGALDYLRQLQVGADEIVQEQIKEKIIGGDVEQTKQILRRSQQTIGRTVAEDDIVPGDVNNTVQVFMMEPVLSLHNMQKEEIVKGDLRAAFDSLTQAVNQRVVIEKEEVVKGDISTTLRSLEEAQNQLKEIEKPEIVPGDIRGALESLEKSTSAKTEVIIEDLVPGDIKGTLKSLEEAKQAVKEVEKEEIVKGDIQTALLSLQEASTEKRVFQHQVSEQGDVKGTIQLLLEPASSPCMQRRPSTEGDIKSSIKSLYEQEQVQIEKEEVIKGDVQGTIKSLMKKKEQSSHKSKMNKKAKAPIKNPVPPQQATRECPTGPKTEEKPENPPPVRNMQQSSTQKTSGIKSSECQTSSKDYHSTTQQMTTAVHSQDSSQGSQKMNVKEQHIKQKQNTPSPVLIKKKNVGGQMSEKKSEIAAVSSTNASVEVSQSNISMKQTEETKTVTQVQTTKTTEHTTITQKQSSKNLKSEKNVKSLNRNLSPKGMIKKVKPHPEIHFPPPPSSPPPPSESELSLPPPPSPVEESDVQSALLPRPPLVMRQDSDLPPPPPPPPIMETDTEFFPPPPPPQDLLPPPPSQQELSSSTQPGKPKGRALFKVPKPEPPKQPQPKTFKWQKKQTAPAPPLPPPPSVAEQSETVASNITAVTETTENITKQTGLVKTIEPPAPHIAKASSAIPVLQPAAEEPPHPKKVFVPPIKLPPPPDTAAPKPRPYASKFKTPLMLAEEKYRKQREEAEGNKGESTPTSPPPTKTFNVSEMKAEAESSTQKAEEPQIIFETQQETSKVLEPKQKPAMLPKETAEKLAPPKSPQAPPKQKPPANFQISKPSIPKVGKKTTTESSNTISDKKQASITAALEIKSHPAPTVHPHSVTEQIESTKAHSVKQESIQATKSIQSQITASAQEEEIKSLETCAAQEVKKVPSQPTKIPKVTPSFKVKTFKVPKVEKPEKQEEGKDIVQSSVQTSVSQVCIGQEGLQKSTSAMEKTEVKVEKKEEMRQTKQDTKMEVQLKKQRQTSVKQPPPVAPRPSVEIHQIQPAISIEVHQGQGQTTVIQSHQAVREEHVQIHEERMVTQSTVQQQSTQQKSKFQIKKQVKPPLRPPSREEAIKQSMQKEEQIKTEITESADSEKSASMTTENSNAQKCEEIQRLLSYIKEFEGSPAKMNPKSLKTMLSIIPDWLVSSEEKADLSRTQYNKQKMIEVITYVQNLALAKLIFLEGNLSVSDSAKSESPQEKKILGGATQKISKITIGSAKIETQKKVVEEKKTECQSESKTAEHKMPPELRMRTPSPTYICIESAKRTDSPLRVTPSPPSSYRSGATPTPPPRWSETPTRLNQSTPSPTMSRSEKLAKLRDTTAKLSQGMTPPPMPLPEYMIKAQTDLEGSRSSSCSEITLETQMMESSLMDITDIHGDTMMTVKDKREFFEEAQKAEVSRTYVRKDPIDIPERLEPDTEDNESEIPRSIDAHERMLEDLPKVDLSKLVNKFESPQPKVYVRKDPIVITERLGSDTEDPEPEKKSALVEDIPSFDIKALKNVFEMGEQAHQYLREERKNLEKQEGAPEGFSESKSATEQFSTVDEFGNTVTGSKTETTFHSESVTTRGDPPTYADVVRGNVAVLDVPPEASAEELLKSFQQTWAESENVFKNLGFTVSEQHRLQTVSHQHQTVVTENTGARVRTVSGMSEEGVSHGVSHSRQAKLP; this is encoded by the exons ATGCAAGAGGCCTCTACCTCCTCTGTGGCCTCCTCACAATATGAGGCCGTGGAGAACTTCTCACAACCAGTATCCGCTACACATCAGATTCAAGTGACTTCCCAAGTCCCAGGACGTTGTCTTTCCCCTAAGCCAACAGATGCACCTACTTCAGCCAAATATGCAGTCAATAAAGAGGAGTACTCTAAGCAGAGGAACCTCTATGAACTTAAGCGCCTCTACAAGCACATTCATCCAGAAGTGCGTAAAAACCTGGAGCGTGACTTCTTCAATGAAGTGACAGACACAGAGCAAACTTATGTGGACAGTGATGAGGAGGTGAGCAGAGACATTCAGCAAGCAcgttatgtttttgaaaacagcAGAAGTACCAGTCCTGGCAAGTGCATAAGCCCAGAGAGAGAGTATTTGGAGTGGGATGAGATCCTGAAAGGTGAGGTTCAGTCAATGCGCTGGATGTTTGAGAACAAGCCCCTAGATTCCATTAAAGATGGAACACCAGATGAGGATGAGGGCAAGAACATAGCCCAACAAGAAATTATTGCTGGAAAAGATGTGAAGTATACCACATGGATGTTTGAAACACAGCCCATCGATGCTCTAGGTACAGAAAAAACAGACTCAGAAGAGCACAGTGGGAAAATAGAGCTTGCAAGGGGAGATGTCCAGACTGCAACATGGCTATTTGAGACACAACCGCTAGACACACTCAACAGAATTTACCAGGAGGATGAGCAAGAGACACAGGTGATGTATACGAAAGACATTTCTGGGGGTGATGTGAAAACTGCTAGGTACTTGTTTGAAACACAGCACCTGGACACACTTGGACACACTGAGACTATTGATGAAAGTCACTTCCTGCAGCTGAAGTCAGAGCTTGAAGAAATCAAGGGTGAGGTAAAGAAGACAACCAAGATGTTCGAAACACAGCCCATGTGTGTCATCCGCGGTGACTCTGGTGAGATGCTGGAGATTACCAAGGTGCGACGTGAAGAAACTGAAAAAGGTGATGTCAGGACATCACGCTGGCTCTTTGAAACTCAGCCACTGGACCTGATCAGCAAAGATCCAAGCCAGGTAAAACTAATCTGTGGGGTCTCCATGGAGGAAAACTATCAGGGTGGGGTGAACAGGGGAAGATGGCTGTTTGAGACAAAGACACTTGATCAAATCAAAGATGAGGAATGGGAAAGCACAAAGACTCAGAAGCAGGAGATCTTAGGTGCAGATGTGAGGAGACACTGCATGATCTTTGAAACACAGCCGATGGATAAACTTAAAGACAATACCAATGCAAGACCACTGGAGCCAGAAGACATTATGGGTGGTGATGTTGCTTCTGCTAGGCATTTGTTTGAAACAGTGCCAATGGAGAATCTGAAAGAGTTACCAGAAGTTGGAAAGCTACAAAAGGTGATAGCTTCAGAAGAAGAGAAAGGTGATGTGAGACACCAGAGGTGGTTGTTTGAAAGCAAACCTCTTGAGCAGATCagagaggaaaagaaagagaTCACAAGGACAATTAATCTAGAGGAGCTTGAAAAGGGTGATGTCACAAATTACAAGGAGATATTTGAGACAATGGACCTGAGCAAGTGTACAGATGCACAAAAAATACAAGTGGAGGGTGTCACCAGCGGCTCAGTGAAatcaaataaagtgttatttgaGTCAACACCCTTGTATGCTGTACAGGACAGCTCAGGACACTACCATGAGGTCAAAACCGTGCGCAGAGAGGAAGTTGTGAAAGGAGATGTGAGAAGCTGCAAATGGATGTTTGAAACTCGTCCCATTGATCAGTTTGATGAGAGCATCACTAAGTTCCAGATAATCAAAGGAATATCTAAAGAAGAAATCCAATCAGGTGATGTCAAAACTGCCAAATGGCTTTTCGAAACCCAGCCCCTTGATGGAATTAAATACTTCAACTTAGAGGAAGAGGACAACAGGAAAAATGAGAGCATTGAGATCCAAAGAGGTGACGTTAAAACATGCAGATGGTTGTTCGAAACCCAGCCAATGGATGTATTGTATGAGAAAGTAGAGACAAAGACTGAGGACCTCACAGACATCCAGAAAGGAGATGTGAAAACTTGTACATGGCTTTTTGAGACTCAGACTCTTGACAGCATCAAAGATGAGTCTGAGACAATCCTGAAAACTTGCACAGTAAAGCAAGACGATGTACAAGGTAAGGATGTACGTCTAGTGCGTTTCCTATTTGAGACTGAAAACCTGGAAAACATCACAGACGATGAGGATCATAGTGGCTTTAAGCGAATCACTGAGATTGACATTCACTCTGGAGATGTATCACGGATGAAGTACATCTTTGAGAATCAGTCATCTGATATAATGACTTCTACATCAGAGGAGACCATGCAGAAACTCAAATGCCGTCAAGCAGAAGACATTCAGAAAGGAAATGTGGTGAACTGTACCTGGATATTTGAAAACCAACCAATTGATTCCATCAGGGCAAATTCTGAGGAATTCAAGGAGTCACGCACAGTAACGGATATTCAGGGAGGTAATGTTGATAAAGGTCGCTTCATTTTTGAGACATACTCATTAGATAAGATTCAGGAGGAAGCATCTGATACTGAGATCAGCAAACTGCAAAGCATCATACACAAGGAGATTGAGAAAGGGGACGTAAAAAACTACACCATGATGTTTGAGACTCAACCACTGTATGCTATCAGGGACAAAGAAGGACACTATCATGAGGTTACTACAGTCACAAAAGAAGAGATTCTGCGAGGAGATGTGGTTGGGGCAAGATGGTTATTTGAGACAAAGCCCCTTGACTCAATTAAAGACACAGATGAGGTTTATGTCATCAAGGCTGTTACTGAAGAAGACATCCAAAAAGGAGACGTCAGCACAGCCAGGTGGAGGTTTGAAACTCAGCCTCTAGATGAGATTGCAGAGGATATGAAAGTCGCTGTTAAAACGGTAGCAGACATCCAAGGGGGGGAtgtgaaaacaaacaagcagcgttttgaaatggATGACCTATCAAAAAAATATGTGAGAACCGTTAGTGTCAGTGAGATTCAGAGAGGTAATGTGAGAAGCTCCACATGGATGTTTGAAACTCATACCATAGACAAGATCCGTGGTGAAGGTTCGGAGTATGACGAGATGGAGAAGGTGACACGTGAAGAAGTGGTAAAAGGTGATGTTAAGCAGTCTGTGTGGCTCTTTGAAAAGGAACCACTTGATCGTATCAAGGAAGTTGATGAAACAGATATTGTAATTTCTCGTGAGGAAATCCCAAAAGCCGATGTGAAGACAACAACATGGTTATTTGAAACTACACCCCTAACAGAGTTTAATGAGAGCAGTGTGGAGAGAACAGAGATTGTTGGGAAGAGCATCAAGACAACCCTGGAAGAGCTGTATTCTCAGAAAATGGTTGAGTCACAAGGGATTTTAATTGAGGCAGATGAGATTGGAGATGTCAGAATGGCTAAATACAAACTTCTAAACAAGGAGACTCCAGAGATCCAGAGAGAAGAAGTAATACATGGAGACCTGAACAATATTATGATGAACCTGCTTAACAGACGAGAGACAACAGAGAGGGCAATCACCATAGATAGggaagaaagaggaaatatcaACTCAACTGTCCAACAGCTCTTTAATCAGGATAAGAGTGATAATGTCGAGAAAGAGGAAATTCTCAGAGGAGACATCCAAGAGGCAATTAATAACTTGCTCAAGCAGGAAGGATCTTCCAAACGTGGCATTCTCATTCAAGAAGATGAGAAAGGAGATGTAAGAATGACCATCTACTCACTTCTCAATAAAGAAAGTGAGAGCAATGTTGAGAAAGAGGATATTGTTAAAGGAAATATTCGTGGAACACTGCATAGGCTGCTGGGTAATTCTGATGCAAAGGACCTATCCTCTAAGATAACTGTGGGAGAAGCAGAGAGGGGAAATGTCAGTTTTTATTCTACTTGTATTGAGTCTGGGGCACTGGACTACCTCAGACAACTTCAGGTGGGGGCTGATGAAATTGTTCAGGaacaaattaaagaaaaaattattGGAGGTGATGTAGAACAAACAAAGCAGATTTTAAGAAGAAGCCAGCAGACAATAGGACGAACGGTTGCTGAAGATGATATTGTACCAGGTGATGTAAATAACACAGTACAGGTGTTTATGATGGAACCCGTACTATCCCTGCATAACATGCAGAAAGAGGAGATAGTAAAGGGAGACTTGAGAGCAGCTTTTGACTCTCTTACACAAGCTGTAAACCAACGTGTTGTCATAGAAAAAGAAGAGGTAGTCAAAGGAGATATCAGCACAACACTTAGGTCTCTTGAGGAGGCTCAAAACCAACTAAAAGAAATAGAAAAACCTGAAATTGTCCCTGGTGACATTAGGGGTGCATTAGAATCTCTTGAAAAATCAACATCTGCAAAGACTGAAGTAATTATTGAAGATTTGGTCCCAGGGGATATTAAAggtaccttaaaatccctggagGAGGCAAAGCAGGCAGTAAAAGAGGTTGAGAAGGAGGAGATTGTTAAAGGTGACATTCAGACTGCTCTTCTTAGTCTTCAAGAGGCTTCAACGGAAAAGAGGGTTTTTCAGCACCAAGTAAGTGAACAGGGTGATGTGAAAGGTACAATTCAGCTCTTACTGGAGCCAGCCTCATCCCCATGTATGCAGAGGAGGCCAAGCACAGAGGGTGACATAAAATCCTCCATCAAATCCCTTTATGAACAGGAGCAAGTGCAAATTGAGAAAGAAGAGGTGATTAAGGGAGATGTTCAGGGCACTATTAAATCTCTGATGAAGAAGAAAGAGCAATCAAGCCACAAATCAAAAATGAATAAGAAAGCTAAAGCTCCCATTAAGAATCCTGTTCCCCCTCAACAAGCAACTCGTGAATGCCCGACTGGACCTAAAACTGAGGAAAAGCCAGAAAATCCACCTCCAGTGAGAAACATGCAACAGAGCAGCACACAAAAGACATCTGGGATCAAATCCTCAGAATGTCAGACTTCTTCTAAAGATTATCATTCTACTACTCAACAAATGACTACAGCTGTTCATTCACAAGACTCCTCTCAAGGCTCTCAAAAGATGAATGTGAAGGAGcaacatataaaacaaaaacagaacactCCTAGTCCAGTGTTAATAAAGAAGAAGAATGTTGGAGGTCAGATGAGTGAGAAGAAATCTGAAATTGCAGCTGTGTCTTCAACAAATGCATCAGTGGAGGTATCACAAAGTAATATTAGCATGAAGCAAACTGAGGAGACAAAGACAGTCACACAGGTTCAGACGACTAAGACAACCGAGCACACCACCATAACCCAGAAGCAGAGCAGCAAGAATTTAAAATCAGAGAAAAATGTTAAAAGCCTGAACCGCAACCTCAGTCCCAAAGGAATGATAAAAAAAGTGAAGCCGCATCCAGAGATTCACTTTCCACCACCTCCGAGTTCTCCTCCACCCCCCTCTGAGTCAGAGCTCTCTCTGCCTCCTCCTCCCTCACCAGTGGAAGAAAGTGATGTCCAGTCAGCCCTCTTACCACGCCCTCCTCTGGTCATGAGACAGGACAGTGACCTTCCCCCTCCACCACCTCCACCCCCTATCATGGAGACAGACACTGAATTCTTTCCACCACCTCCTCCACCCCAAGACCTTCTCCCTCCTCCTCCATCTCAACAGGAACTCAGCTCATCCACTCAACCTGGAAAGCCAAAAGGCAGAGCTCTATTCAAAGTGCCCAAACCTGAGCCTCCCAAGCAACCACAgcccaaaacatttaaatggcagAAAAAACAAACTGCACCTGCTCCACCACTTCCACCTCCTCCATCAGTGGCAGAGCAGAGTGAAACAGTTGCATCAAACATAACTGCAGTCACTGAAACTACAGAGAACATCACCAAGCAAACGGGACTAGTTAAAACAATTGAGCCTCCAGCTCCACATATTGCTAAAGCTTCATCAGCAATACCTGTGCTACAACCAGCAGCTGAGGAACCACCACACCCTAAAAAGGTTTTCGTTCCGCCAATTAAACTCCCACCTCCACCTGACACTGCTGCTCCAAAACCAAGACCTTATGCAAGTAAATTCAAAACCCCTCTCATGCTTGCAGAAGAGAAATATCGCAAACAAAGAGAGGAGGCTGAAGGGAACAAGGGAGAAAGTACTCCCACCTCACCCCCACCtactaaaacatttaatgtcAGTGAAATGAAGGCTGAAGCAGAGTCAAGCACACAGAAAGCTGAAGAGCCTCAAATAATTTTTGAGACACAGCAAGAAACATCTAAAGTACTAGAGCCTAAGCAGAAGCCAGCCATGTTGCCCAAAGAAACAGCAGAAAAACTTGCCCCCCCAAAAAGTCCACAGGCCCCTCCAAAGCAAAAGCCACCTGCAAATTTTCAGATAAGCAAACCTTCAATTCCCAAAGTTGGTAAGAAAACAACCACAGAATCATCCAACACCATATCAGATaaaaagcaggcatctatcactGCTGCCTTAGAAATTAAAAGCCATCCAGCCCCTACAGTCCACCCACACTCTGTTACAGAGCAAATTGAGAGTACAAAGGCTCACTCTGTAAAACAAGAGAGCATCCAGGCCACGAAAAGTATTCAAAGTCAGATCACTGCTTCTGCTCAAGAAGAAGAGATCAAGAGCCTAGAGACTTGTGCGGCTCAAGAAGTCAAAAAGGTTCCCTCTCAGCCCACAAAGATCCCAAAAGTGACCCCTAGCTTTAAGGTGAAAACATTTAAGGTGCCTAAGGTAGAGAAGCCAGAGAAACAGGAAGAGGGAAAGGACATAGTTCAATCAAGTGTGCAAACAAGTGTGTCTCAAGTGTGCATAGGTCAGGAGGGCCTCCAAAAATCCACCAGTGCCATGGAAAAAACTGAAGTGAAAGTTGAGAAAAAGGAGGAAATGAGACAAACCAAGCAAGACACCAAAATGGAGGTCCAGTTAAAGAAACAAAGACAAACATCAGTTAAGCAGCCACCACCTGTGGCACCAAGACCATCAGTTGAGATTCATCAAATACAACCAGCAATATCTATAGAGGTACATCAAGGTCAAGGGCAGACAACTGTCATTCAGTCCCATCAAGCAGTGAGAGAGGAACATGTACAGATTCATGAAGAGAGGATGGTCACTCAGAGCACAGTTCAACAACAGAGCACTcaacaaaaaagtaaattcCAGATCAAAAAGCAGGTAAAGCCTCCACTGCGGCCTCCAAGCAGAGAAGAGGCCATAAAACAGTCAATGCAGAAAGAGGAGCAAATCAAAACAGAGATTACAGAATCAGCAGATTCTGAAAAAAGTGCATCAATGACAACTGAAAATTCTAATGCACAAAAATGTGAAGAGATTCAAAGATTATTGAGTTACATCAAGGAGTTTGAAGGATCCCCTGCAAAAATGAATCCAAAGTCATTAAAGACCATGCTGAGTATCATTCCTGATTGGCTAGTCAGTTCTGAAGAGAAGGCTGATTTAAGCCGTACTCAGTACAACAAGCAGAAAATGATAGAGGTCATAACCTACGTACAGAACCTTGCCCTGgctaaactgatttttttagaGGGAAATTTGTCTGTTTCAGACTCGGCAAAAAGTGAGTCACCACAGGAGAAGAAAATATTAGGTGGAGCCACACAAAAAATATCTAAGATTACAATTGGCTCAGCGAAAATAGAGACTCAGAAGAAAGTAGTGGAGGAAAAGAAGACAGAGTGCCAGAGTGAATCAAAGACAGCAGAGCACAAAATGCCACCTGAGCTAAGAATGCGGACACCGTCACCAACGTATATCTGCATTGAGTCTGCCAAGAGGACAGACTCTCCCTTGAGAGTGACTCCATCACCACCTTCCTCTTACAGGTCGGGCGCCACACCAACACCTCCACCTCGCTGGTCTGAAACACCAACACGCCTGAACCAATCCACACCCTCCCCCACAATGAGTCGCTCTGAGAAGTTAGCTAAACTAAGAGATACCACAGCCAAACTCTCACAAGGCATGACTCCACCACCCATGCCTTTGCCAGAGTACATGATAAAGGCCCAAACAGATCTGGAAGGGTCTCGCTCATCCAGCTGTTCAGAGATTACCCTTGAGACTCAAATGATGGAATCATCTCTGATGGATATCACAGATATCCACGGAGACACAATGATGACCGTGAAAGACAAGCGTGAATTCTTTGAAGAGGCTCAGAAAGCAGAGGTCTCTCGTACATACGTACGCAAGGATCCTATTGACATCCCAGAGCGTCTTGAACCAGATACAGAAGATAATGAGTCAGAGATCCCGAGATCCATAGATGCACATGAAAGAATGTTAGAGGACTTGCCCAAGGTTGACCTGTCCAAGCTTGTTAACAAATTTGAGTCTCCCCAGCCTAAAGTTTATGTTCGAAAAGACCCCATTGTGATTACTGAGAGACTTGGAAGTGACACAGAAGATCCTGAACCTGAGAAGAAGTCAGCCTTAGTGGAGGACATACCAAGCTTTGATATTAAGGCCCTCAAGAATGTCTTTGAAATGGGCGAGCAAGCCCACCAATACCTAAGGGAAGAGAGAAAGAACCTTGAGAAACAAGAAGGAGCACCTGAAGGATTTTCTGAATCTAAATCTGCAACTGAGCAGTTCTCCACTGTAGATGAGTTTGGAAACACTGTAACAGGCTCAAAGACTGAAACAACCTTCCACTCTGAGAGTGTGACAACCCGAGGTGATCCACCAACTTATGCAGATGTAGTAAGAGGGAATGTTGCTGTCCTGGATGTTCCACCAGAGGCCTCTGCAGAAGAGTTACTAAAGAGCTTCCAGCAGACATGGGCAGAGAGTGAAAACGTCTTCAAAAACCTGGGCTTCACTGTGTCTGAACAACACAGATTACAGACTGTTTCACACCAGCACCAGACTGTTGTCACCG AAAATACGGGTGCCAGAGTCCGAACTGTGTCAGGTATGTCGGAAGAGGGTGTATCCCATGGAGTCTCTCATAGCAGACAAGCAAAACTTCCATAA